One window of the bacterium genome contains the following:
- the vapB gene encoding type II toxin-antitoxin system VapB family antitoxin has translation MKTARLFRNGRSQAVRLPKEMRFDSVKEVTVRREGKSVILEPVEEFSWEEWWSSWKPFGKDFLPKGRQQPRMQKRDFSFD, from the coding sequence ATGAAAACAGCGCGATTGTTCAGAAACGGCCGCAGCCAGGCAGTTCGATTACCAAAGGAAATGCGTTTTGATTCTGTAAAAGAAGTTACAGTAAGGCGCGAAGGGAAGTCTGTAATTTTAGAGCCGGTGGAAGAATTTTCCTGGGAAGAATGGTGGAGCAGTTGGAAGCCATTCGGAAAGGATTTCCTTCCAAAAGGCAGACAGCAGCCTCGAATGCAGAAGCGCGATTTTAGTTTTGATTGA
- a CDS encoding mercuric reductase — protein MDAENQILISNAHPKNWVNPKPEERYNLVVIGAGTAGLVCAAGAAVLGGKVALVERHFMGGDCLNTGCVPSKALIRCSRAAAAVASANQFGIQTSNSVIDFERVMKRVRSVRAKISFHDSVKRFTDLGVDVFLGQGSFVNEQTISVEGALLRFKKAVIATGARPDVPEIPGLKEAGYFTNETIFEITSLPERLAVIGGGPLGCELAQAFARLGSQVFVFHNKDHILDREDADAAEVLQTVLTAENIQLFLSSQISTVEKNQSRRIHFSVNDKEQTIEVSDILVGAGRVPNTEGLKLEAAGVQYNSRKGVLVNDYLQTTNKRIYASGDVCMRWKFTHAAEAASTIVLQNALFHRRKKLSSLSMPWCTYTDPEIAHVGMYEQDAKKKGIEVATFKVPLKDVDRAITDGEELGFIKIHTKKSTDQILGATIVAAHAGEMINEITLAMTNGVGLKRLASVIHPYPTESEAVKHAAVSYYRARLTPVAKRILTKWLELTR, from the coding sequence ATGGATGCTGAAAACCAAATTCTTATTTCGAACGCTCATCCGAAGAACTGGGTAAATCCCAAACCAGAAGAGCGCTACAATCTCGTCGTGATCGGCGCGGGGACAGCGGGACTCGTCTGCGCAGCAGGGGCCGCGGTTCTTGGCGGAAAGGTAGCTCTTGTGGAGAGGCATTTCATGGGCGGGGATTGCCTGAATACGGGATGTGTTCCCTCCAAAGCACTCATTCGTTGTTCGAGAGCCGCCGCAGCCGTTGCTTCTGCTAATCAGTTTGGCATTCAGACCTCCAATTCCGTAATTGATTTCGAAAGAGTCATGAAACGGGTTAGATCAGTGCGAGCAAAAATCAGTTTCCATGATTCTGTAAAGCGATTTACAGATCTGGGGGTGGATGTGTTTCTTGGTCAGGGCAGTTTCGTCAATGAACAAACGATTTCCGTTGAAGGAGCGCTGCTTCGCTTCAAGAAAGCTGTAATCGCTACAGGAGCGCGCCCCGATGTTCCAGAAATTCCTGGATTGAAAGAGGCCGGATATTTTACGAATGAGACGATTTTTGAAATCACTTCTTTACCGGAACGGCTTGCGGTAATCGGTGGTGGCCCACTCGGCTGCGAGCTCGCGCAGGCATTTGCGCGGCTCGGATCACAGGTATTCGTCTTTCATAATAAAGATCACATTCTGGACCGCGAAGATGCTGACGCCGCAGAGGTTTTGCAGACCGTTCTGACGGCTGAGAACATTCAGCTTTTTTTGAGCTCCCAAATTTCAACAGTTGAGAAAAACCAAAGCCGGCGCATTCATTTCTCGGTGAATGACAAAGAGCAAACAATTGAAGTAAGCGATATCCTTGTTGGCGCCGGCCGGGTTCCAAATACGGAAGGTTTAAAACTGGAGGCAGCAGGCGTCCAATACAACTCTCGCAAAGGCGTTCTGGTGAACGATTACCTTCAAACAACAAACAAACGGATCTACGCCTCAGGCGATGTTTGCATGCGATGGAAGTTTACGCATGCAGCCGAAGCCGCATCCACCATCGTTTTGCAGAATGCTCTTTTTCATCGCCGAAAAAAACTAAGCTCACTTTCCATGCCATGGTGCACTTATACCGACCCCGAGATCGCACACGTCGGAATGTATGAACAGGACGCCAAAAAGAAAGGTATAGAAGTAGCAACATTCAAAGTTCCCTTAAAGGATGTGGATCGGGCCATCACCGATGGCGAAGAGCTGGGCTTCATCAAGATTCACACAAAGAAATCAACGGATCAAATTCTTGGCGCCACGATCGTCGCTGCCCATGCCGGGGAAATGATTAATGAGATTACCCTTGCAATGACAAACGGAGTCGGCCTGAAGAGGCTCGCATCCGTCATTCACCCTTATCCTACGGAATCGGAAGCTGTTAAGCATGCTGCAGTGTCTTATTACCGAGCCCGATTGACGCCTGTGGCCAAGAGAATTCTCACAAAATGGCTTGAGTTGACCCGTTGA
- a CDS encoding type II toxin-antitoxin system VapC family toxin, producing MPYLLDTNICSYVLKKKPGSVYSRLVKTKPSDLYVSVITVYELLTGCEKSEQRDRLLPEIKSFLRPFSLLTFKEQHAYRAASLRAHLEKAGTPIGAYDLLLAAQALTDGLTFVTNNTREFRRVKHLSLEDWSR from the coding sequence ATGCCCTATCTACTCGATACGAACATCTGCTCGTATGTGCTCAAAAAGAAACCGGGTTCAGTCTATTCCAGATTGGTAAAAACGAAGCCTTCCGATTTGTATGTTTCTGTAATTACGGTCTACGAGTTGCTGACCGGATGTGAAAAGAGTGAGCAGCGAGATCGGCTGCTTCCTGAAATCAAAAGCTTTTTGAGACCATTCTCGCTTCTCACCTTCAAGGAACAGCATGCGTATCGCGCCGCCTCTCTGCGCGCGCACCTGGAGAAGGCGGGAACTCCGATCGGGGCTTACGATCTCCTGCTGGCCGCGCAAGCGCTCACGGATGGCCTAACTTTCGTTACTAACAATACGCGAGAGTTCCGGAGAGTTAAACATCTCAGCCTGGAAGACTGGTCCAGATAA
- a CDS encoding VTT domain-containing protein has translation MIKKIIVLAIVVSTGIAIFALDLDELVAPERIRGYLKSVGPLKAALLFVVVYGLSLRPFIPVPPTAYTVVGGAIFGVWLGTLLTVLGATINAVLTYYIAHVLGDGKFQDWLKERKSMSEVLEKIRKAGFKTIFLIRLSPVGPPYDLVSFAAGFARIPFGSYLLATIVGIIPATFLFCYLGERVSTGEIQKMLIPF, from the coding sequence ATGATCAAGAAAATCATTGTACTGGCAATCGTCGTTTCAACAGGAATTGCTATCTTTGCTCTTGATCTAGATGAACTCGTAGCGCCCGAGAGAATCCGAGGTTATTTGAAGTCTGTTGGACCGCTTAAAGCGGCGCTTCTTTTTGTCGTTGTGTATGGTCTATCTCTGAGACCTTTTATTCCGGTACCTCCGACAGCTTATACAGTGGTTGGCGGAGCAATTTTCGGCGTATGGCTTGGAACGCTGCTGACGGTTTTGGGGGCTACTATAAATGCAGTCCTTACATATTACATAGCGCATGTCCTCGGTGATGGCAAGTTTCAGGATTGGTTGAAGGAAAGGAAGAGTATGAGTGAGGTATTAGAAAAAATCAGAAAGGCAGGTTTCAAAACCATTTTTTTAATTCGATTGTCACCAGTGGGCCCTCCTTATGATCTAGTTTCATTTGCAGCAGGATTCGCGAGGATACCTTTTGGGAGTTACTTGTTAGCGACCATTGTGGGAATAATCCCCGCGACTTTTCTGTTTTGTTATCTTGGAGAAAGAGTCTCCACTGGTGAAATCCAGAAAATGCTGATTCCATTCTAA